The Flammeovirgaceae bacterium genome contains a region encoding:
- a CDS encoding PD40 domain-containing protein, with translation MFIAFGIYAQAKVRKLPMTINHPSINVSAPFISADGSTLIYMSDYAEGNQLTIFYTQRQGGDWKEPVAMPRHINNPLNYKRGYALSADGKTIYITSIKSGGVGGYDIWQGNLKANSWGELENMFLPVNTKSHEGCPSLTPDGNTIYFMRCEKMDANKAENCKLFFSKKGAGGRWAEPVELPAHINTGNSQTPRIMADAETLIFSSDKLSPTKGGMDLFVTKLKDGNWSAPVPLDFVNTEKDDQFVSVASNGRYLLRDSPGKSKSELVEYLFPDELRPRGVMKLEGTVTEISGTMVPAYVSVTDIKTNNRFYSGRPDAKDGSYFVYLKEGSVYELSIDPESGNYTYFSKRFDLTNNPNLNVQRISTALKPLAVGDELELDALGFKPNSSQLNDADSELRRLSRLLKGNPQFSYELQVLLLGYQEDSVQSNADLTELALDSVIIQLNDIDSLGQLYQRDSVVVQRTWHNNRTNKQAEEVMKQLAALGVDTSALRYFTNARPEAIIENRKTQVRLVVKPKRP, from the coding sequence ATGTTTATTGCATTTGGCATTTACGCACAAGCTAAAGTGCGCAAACTACCGATGACCATTAACCACCCGTCAATAAATGTTTCGGCCCCGTTTATCAGTGCCGATGGAAGCACGCTTATTTACATGTCTGACTATGCAGAGGGAAACCAACTAACCATTTTCTACACCCAACGCCAGGGTGGCGATTGGAAGGAGCCGGTGGCCATGCCCAGGCACATCAATAACCCGCTGAATTATAAAAGGGGTTATGCCCTTAGTGCTGATGGTAAAACCATCTACATTACGTCTATTAAATCGGGCGGGGTTGGGGGGTACGACATCTGGCAAGGCAACCTCAAGGCCAACTCGTGGGGTGAACTTGAAAATATGTTTCTGCCCGTCAACACCAAAAGCCATGAAGGCTGCCCTTCGCTTACACCCGATGGAAATACGATTTATTTTATGCGCTGCGAAAAAATGGACGCCAATAAAGCCGAAAACTGCAAGCTGTTTTTCTCAAAGAAAGGAGCAGGAGGCCGTTGGGCAGAGCCTGTTGAATTACCTGCTCACATCAATACCGGCAACTCGCAAACTCCGCGCATTATGGCCGATGCCGAAACGTTGATTTTTTCTTCCGATAAATTATCGCCTACTAAGGGCGGTATGGATTTATTCGTGACTAAACTGAAAGACGGCAATTGGTCGGCCCCCGTACCGCTTGATTTTGTAAACACCGAAAAGGATGATCAGTTTGTCAGTGTCGCTTCGAATGGCCGGTATTTGCTACGCGACAGCCCCGGAAAATCGAAAAGTGAATTAGTGGAGTACCTGTTCCCGGATGAACTCAGGCCCCGCGGTGTAATGAAACTGGAAGGAACCGTAACTGAAATTTCAGGCACTATGGTGCCGGCTTACGTTTCTGTAACCGACATAAAAACCAATAACCGGTTTTACAGCGGAAGACCTGATGCTAAAGATGGCAGTTATTTTGTGTACCTGAAGGAAGGCTCCGTATATGAGTTATCCATCGATCCGGAAAGTGGCAACTATACCTATTTTTCTAAACGGTTTGACCTAACCAATAATCCTAACTTGAACGTTCAACGCATCAGTACAGCCCTAAAACCGCTGGCTGTAGGTGATGAGCTGGAACTGGATGCGCTTGGCTTCAAACCCAATTCAAGCCAACTTAATGATGCCGATTCGGAATTACGAAGACTCTCGCGCCTGCTAAAAGGCAACCCGCAGTTCTCATACGAACTTCAGGTATTGCTGCTTGGCTACCAGGAGGACTCTGTACAAAGTAATGCCGACCTGACGGAACTTGCCCTGGACTCTGTAATCATTCAATTGAACGACATTGATTCGCTGGGCCAGTTGTACCAGCGCGACAGTGTAGTGGTGCAGCGCACATGGCATAACAACCGAACAAACAAGCAGGCCGAAGAAGTAATGAAGCAACTGGCAGCACTTGGCGTTGATACCAGCGCCTTGCGCTATTTTACTAATGCCAGGCCCGAGGCAATTATTGAAAACCGCAAAACACAAGTTAGACTTGTGGTGAAACCGAAACGTCCATAA
- a CDS encoding 1-(5-phosphoribosyl)-5-[(5-phosphoribosylamino)methylideneamino] imidazole-4-carboxamide isomerase, which translates to MIQVIPSIAIRKGQVVKMRKGDPASEKAYGENPLDLAKRFEDHGIEVVHLVDLDGAERGAPVNYHIVEQIAGYTDLKIDFTGGISTDGDISKAYEAGADYITASSIAIANPELFASWIMSYGREKITLGADVTDITTKKLLFRGWQKKSELTLFEHLDYFYSRGLKYVKSTDVSRDGVLEGPAFGFYQEIRERFPEICVLASGGVRGIDDIKRLNDMGIFAVIFGKAYYEGILKLKDLEQFIAHAR; encoded by the coding sequence ATGATTCAGGTAATTCCATCCATTGCCATCCGTAAGGGCCAGGTTGTTAAAATGCGCAAGGGCGATCCGGCCAGCGAGAAAGCCTATGGCGAAAATCCGCTTGACCTGGCCAAGCGTTTTGAAGATCATGGCATTGAAGTAGTTCATCTGGTTGACCTGGATGGTGCGGAGCGGGGCGCACCCGTAAACTATCACATTGTAGAACAAATTGCCGGTTATACCGATTTGAAAATTGATTTTACCGGAGGCATTTCAACCGATGGGGATATCAGCAAGGCCTACGAAGCCGGTGCGGACTATATTACGGCTTCCAGTATCGCTATAGCTAACCCTGAGTTATTTGCTTCCTGGATAATGTCGTATGGCCGCGAGAAGATCACGCTCGGTGCAGATGTTACGGATATCACCACCAAAAAACTGTTGTTCAGAGGCTGGCAGAAGAAATCGGAGCTGACTTTGTTTGAACACCTCGACTATTTTTATTCGCGAGGCCTGAAGTATGTTAAGTCAACCGATGTGTCGCGCGATGGCGTACTGGAAGGTCCTGCATTTGGATTCTACCAGGAAATCCGCGAACGCTTCCCGGAAATTTGTGTGCTGGCCAGCGGTGGTGTGCGCGGCATTGACGACATTAAGCGGCTTAATGACATGGGCATTTTTGCCGTAATCTTCGGCAAGGCATATTACGAAGGCATACTAAAACTGAAAGACCTGGAACAATTTATTGCGCATGCCAGGTGA
- a CDS encoding TonB-dependent receptor plug domain-containing protein, with product MKLTYVILLLLFYAGAKGQPCTYKLSGTVTTETSEILAGATVELITSGITVTDDQGRFQFDKLCKGKYSIRIRFVGFNPFEASFTIPETSTLKVVLVIQKTMLEVVEVHDHFEHVTRTNNQATLTGNALDQTRGQSLGEALKKISGVSSIQTGPSIFKPVIHGLHSQRILMLNNGIRQEGQQWGAEHAPEIDPFIASNIIIIKDASAIKYGTDALGGVVVVNPADLPEQKGIGGEINLVAQTNGRAGTISGMVEGGSEKVKGFGWRVQGTGRKSGDSHTPAYNLSNTGFTEFNFSLAAGIHKEAKGIDVFFSRFQTELGILKGSSISSTEDLRNAMKREPPQFTQPFAYTIENPRQVVAHNLLKVKGHLHSGYGDFKFQYGFQYNTRQEFDIRRASLNNAPAIDLDLFTNTLDMEWQQHASKKFLSNAGINAMMQVNNNVPGTQRIPFIPDFTSLTGGVFYVGKLTLQTWLVDFGARYDYRHYDVAGFDFANRSYTDSYSFGNASFSFGASRTLGNRGVFTTNLASSWRPPHVSELYSFGVHQSAAAIEYGLLLDLATGEVLDFNSVDFQNEKALKWVNTWRISKNWFTAEITGHANYIFNYIYLKPYGVTQTVRGVYPFFHYTQTDATFLGADLFGKLTPTTKFSVSGKVSLLRAADRTNNDYLIYVPTNRYELGAEWRKEMQTAGQTFSIEAWGTFVDEQRRAPRVVSVDEILDAYAQQEDPFENDNRNFDFVAAPPAYFLLNLQAGFSHKLGNSKLDVRLRATNLLNNAYREYTNRMRYYADEVGRNIALSLKLSF from the coding sequence GTGAAACTCACTTACGTCATTTTGCTTTTGTTGTTCTATGCCGGTGCAAAAGGCCAGCCGTGTACTTACAAACTATCGGGTACAGTAACTACCGAAACGTCAGAAATACTGGCCGGAGCAACGGTTGAATTAATTACCAGTGGCATAACGGTTACCGATGATCAGGGTCGGTTTCAGTTCGATAAGCTTTGTAAAGGAAAGTATTCAATCCGCATCCGGTTTGTAGGTTTTAATCCATTCGAGGCATCATTTACAATCCCCGAAACCAGCACCCTGAAAGTTGTATTGGTTATACAAAAAACAATGCTTGAGGTGGTTGAAGTACACGATCACTTTGAGCATGTGACCAGAACAAACAACCAGGCAACACTTACCGGAAATGCGTTGGACCAAACACGCGGACAATCCTTGGGAGAGGCCTTGAAAAAAATTTCCGGTGTATCCAGTATTCAAACGGGACCCTCCATTTTTAAACCGGTTATTCACGGGCTGCACAGCCAGCGCATCCTTATGTTAAATAACGGCATCCGGCAGGAAGGACAGCAATGGGGCGCTGAACATGCTCCGGAGATTGATCCATTCATCGCTTCCAATATCATTATCATCAAAGATGCTTCGGCCATAAAGTATGGAACCGATGCCTTGGGTGGTGTTGTTGTCGTTAATCCGGCTGATTTACCGGAACAAAAAGGAATTGGCGGTGAAATAAATCTGGTAGCGCAAACAAATGGACGGGCAGGTACTATCTCAGGCATGGTGGAAGGCGGCAGCGAAAAAGTTAAGGGCTTCGGCTGGCGGGTACAGGGTACAGGAAGAAAATCAGGTGACAGCCATACACCAGCCTATAACCTGAGCAATACCGGCTTTACCGAATTCAACTTTTCGCTCGCGGCCGGTATCCATAAGGAAGCAAAAGGTATTGATGTATTCTTCAGCCGGTTTCAAACGGAACTTGGCATTCTGAAAGGAAGCTCTATCAGCAGCACCGAAGATTTACGCAATGCTATGAAGCGGGAGCCTCCGCAATTTACGCAACCGTTTGCCTACACCATTGAAAATCCACGTCAGGTGGTTGCTCATAATTTGTTAAAAGTAAAGGGTCATCTCCATTCTGGGTATGGCGATTTCAAATTTCAATACGGCTTTCAGTACAACACCCGGCAGGAATTTGATATCCGCAGAGCATCATTGAATAACGCGCCTGCCATTGATCTCGATCTGTTCACGAATACGCTGGATATGGAATGGCAGCAACACGCTTCAAAAAAATTCTTATCAAATGCCGGCATTAATGCCATGATGCAGGTAAACAACAATGTGCCGGGCACACAGCGCATCCCGTTTATACCTGACTTCACCAGTCTGACGGGTGGAGTGTTTTACGTTGGTAAATTAACCCTTCAAACCTGGTTGGTTGATTTTGGCGCCCGTTATGATTACCGGCATTACGATGTGGCCGGTTTTGATTTTGCCAACCGGAGTTATACCGATTCCTATTCCTTCGGCAATGCCAGTTTTTCGTTTGGTGCTTCGCGCACCTTAGGCAACCGTGGTGTATTTACCACCAACCTGGCCAGTTCGTGGCGCCCACCCCACGTATCGGAATTATACAGCTTTGGTGTACACCAAAGTGCAGCCGCCATTGAATACGGCCTGCTGCTTGACCTGGCTACCGGAGAAGTGCTTGATTTTAACTCGGTGGACTTCCAAAACGAAAAAGCACTGAAATGGGTGAACACCTGGCGCATTTCTAAAAATTGGTTTACTGCTGAAATTACCGGTCATGCAAACTATATTTTTAACTACATCTACCTGAAGCCCTATGGCGTTACCCAAACGGTACGGGGTGTTTACCCTTTCTTCCATTACACACAAACCGATGCCACTTTTTTAGGAGCTGATCTGTTTGGAAAACTAACTCCCACTACAAAGTTTTCAGTATCCGGTAAGGTTTCGCTACTACGGGCAGCCGATCGCACAAATAACGATTACCTGATTTATGTTCCGACCAACCGTTATGAACTAGGTGCTGAATGGCGAAAAGAAATGCAGACAGCCGGCCAAACTTTTTCAATTGAAGCCTGGGGTACCTTTGTTGATGAACAGCGCAGGGCCCCGCGTGTAGTGAGCGTTGATGAAATACTGGATGCCTATGCACAACAGGAAGATCCGTTTGAAAATGATAATCGGAATTTTGACTTTGTCGCAGCTCCACCGGCCTATTTTCTGCTGAACCTGCAGGCCGGTTTTTCACATAAACTGGGCAACTCAAAACTGGATGTGCGCCTTCGGGCCACGAACCTGCTAAACAATGCCTACCGCGAATACACCAACCGCATGCGTTACTATGCCGATGAGGTAGGACGCAATATTGCTTTATCGCTCAAATTAAGTTTTTGA